Part of the Kitasatospora sp. NBC_01266 genome, TAGCCGAGCGCCATCCCGGTGACCGCCCACTGCGCGGGCAGCAGCAGGAAGCAGAGCAGCGCGGCGGCGGCCTGGGCGGCGGCGACCCAGACGGTGTTGGAGAACGGGGTGCGGGTGTCCTCGTAGGCGTAGAAGCCGCGCAGCAGCACGTACTGCACCGAGTAGGGGATCAGGCCCAGCGCAAAGGCGGAGAGCATGAAGCCGACCGCGGTGGTGCCGTGCGCGGCGCTGCCGCCGTTGCCCAGGCCGTAGATGGCGCCGCCGATCTGCGGGCCCAGCGCGAGGAAGAGGAAGGCGGCGGGGACGATCGCCACCGCCGAGGTGCGCAGCCCGTAGGAGAGGTCGTCGCGCACCGCGGCGGCGTCGCCGTCGGCCGCGGCACGGGAGAGCCGGGGCAGCACCGCGCTCATCACCGAGACGGTGATCACCGCCATCGGCAGCTGCCAGATCAGCAGCGCGTTGGAGTAGGCCGCCAGGCCCACCCCGAGGTAGCCGGCCGTGGCGGCCTTGCCCCCGGCCGCGGTGGCCAGCTGAGTGACCACCAGATAGCCGGCCTGGTTGGCCAGCACGAAGAGGAAGGTCCACTTGGCCAGCCGGGCAGCCTTGCCCAGCCCGTGCCCGCGCCAGTCGAAGCGCGGCCGGAAGTGGAAGTCGGCGGCCCGCAGGTAGGGGATCATCGCCAGCGCCTGGACGGCCAGGCCCAGCAGGGTCCCGATGCCGAGCAGCCGCAGGCCCTCGGGACTGACGCTCTCGGGGGTGACCCGGCTGTGCTGGAAGGTGCCGAAGACCCACAGGTACATCGAGAAGGTGAAGATCACCACGACGTTGTTGAGTACCGGGGTCCACATCATGGCGCCGAACCGGCCGCGTGCGTTGAGGATCTGCCCCATCACCACGTGCACGCCCATGAAGAAGATGGTCGGCAGGCAGTAGCGCGCCAGAGCCACCGTGGTGTCGGCGCTGGTCGGCGTGCTCATCAGCGAGTGCGAGATCAGCTGGACCAGCAGCGGGGCGGCCAGCACGGCCACGAAGACCACACCGGCCAGTCCGGTCATCACCAGGGTGAGCAGCCGGTTGGCGTAGGCGGTGCCGCCGTCCTCGTCCTGCTTCATGCTGCGGACCAGCTGCGGGACGAAGACCGCGTTCAGCGCGCCGCCGCCGATCAGGATGTAGAGCAGGGTGGGCAGGGTGTTGGCGGCCGAGTAGGAGTCGCCCATGGTGCCGACGCCGATGGCGGCGGCGATCACCATGGTGCGCAGGAAGCCGGTGGCCCGGGAGACCAGGGTGCCGGCCGCCATGATCGCGCTGGAGTTCACCAGGCCGGTGACCTTGCCGCGGGAGACGGCGGGCTCGGCGGGGTCGGCGACCTCCGTCGGGTCGGTCGGTTCGGCCGGGTCGGCGGATTCGGTCGGGTCGCCGGGTGTGCCGGGCCGGTCCGGTGCGCCGGGCTCGGTGACCGGAGTGCCGGTCTCGGACGGCCTGCCGGGCGGTGTCGCTTCGGGTTCCGGCGCGGCGGGGGGCTCAGCGGCCGGTTCAGCGGTCGGTTCGGTGGTCGCGGCGAGGGCCGGCTCGCCGACCGCGGCGGCCCGCAGGCCGACCTCTTCGGCGCTCAGCGGCGGGTCGAACTCGATCACCGGCACGAACGGCCGCTCCGGCGCCTCGGCGACGGCGCTGTGACCGCTGTGACCGCTGTGAGTACCCGAGCCGCCGACCCCGGTGCCACCGCGGGACGGGGCACCGGCCGGCTCGGGTTCGGCGGTCGGGCGGATCCAGCGGGAGGCGGGGACCACCGGTTCGACCAGCGGCTCGCCGTGCTCGCGCTGCGGCGGCGGGGCCTGCTGGGCGCTGCTCCCGGCATCGGCGGCGGCGCCGGTCCCGGCGTCGACCGGTGCCGGGTCGCTCTCCTGGTCGTAGGGACCGGGCCCGGCCTCGGTGGCGTACGGGTCGGCGGCGAACGGGTCACGCGCGAAGGTCTCGGCGAGGTACCAGTCGGACTCGTCACCCGCCGGGCCGGCGGTTGCCGCCACGGGGCGCTCCTCGCCGTTTCGCGAGTCCTTCCCCTGCGGCCCGGCAGGGGGGACCGCCTTGCTCCGCTCGGTCATGCCACCTCATCGCTGGTCGGATCCGGCCGTCTCACCGAGACCTACTGTCTCATCACCGCAGACCCGATTCCGGCTTTCGACGCCCGAGCGCTAGGGGTGCGCCGCAGCCCCTTCGGTGGGCGCCTGGCCGTCCGGTTCGTACGGATCCGTCCCCAGGGGGGCGGCCTCGCCGTCCGCCGTTGCGGCCCCATCGGTGCCCTCGGGCGCGTCGGGGTCGATCAGCGGTGCGTCCGGGTCCTCGTCGGGCTCGCCACTGCGCTTGCGGCGCTGCAGGAAGAACCGCAGTCCGGCGAGCAGCACCAGCGCGCCGCCGGCCCCGACCACCCACCAGACCCCGCTGGTCACTTGGCTGACCTCGACGGTGAACGTCACCTCGGGGCCGTAGCGCTGCGCGTCGGGTCCGGTGGTGTACAGCTGGGCGGTCATCTGCACCGGCCCGTTGCCCTTGGCCTGGGCGAGGAACTTGAGCGAGGTGCTCTGGCCGGCGCTCAGCACTATGTCCTGCTGCTTGCTGACGTTCAGCCGGGTCGGCTGGCTCGAGGTGAGCCGCAGTTCCAGGTTGGTCACCGGCTGCGTGAGCTCGTTGCGGACGCTGACCTGGATCAGCCCCTCATCACCCGCAAGCGTGATCTTGCTGCTCTTCTTCGGGATGAAGACCGCGCCGGTCAGCTGCGTCAGGTAGTTCTGGACGTCCTGGCGGTAGCTGCTGCCAGCCGGCTCGGCGCCGCGCCAGGAGGTGGAGACCGAGCGGAGTATGGCGGCGCTGAACGGGCTGCTGACCCGGTTCTGCAGGGTGAGGATCCGCAGCAGCTGGTCCATCCCGTTCTGGGTGCTGGCGACCTCCTGGAAGCCGCTGATCGGCAGTTCGGCGCCGCGCAGTGCACCGGGGTAGTTGTCGGCGGGGGCGATCACGGTGCCGTCGGTGGCCGGGTCGGCGGGGGCGCTGGTCACCTGGTCCAGCGTCGTCATCCGGACCCACTGGCCCTGCGCCTTCAGCAGCGACTCCTGGAGGACCTGCGCGGTGTCGGCGGACAGGTTGCGCGGCGGCATCACCACCAGGGTCCGCGAGGTGTGCGGCTGCTCCCGGGAGGTCGCCAGGGTCTCGGCGAGCAGCCGCTGCTCGATCGCCGCCTTCGCCCCCGGCGCGCTCGGGTTGTAGGACTGCAGCAGGTCCGCGATGGTGCTGTCGGCGACCACCGCCGTCAGTCCGTTCGGCAGCGGTCGCGCGGCGCTCGGGGTGTAGTTCAGGGAGCGCGGATCGGTCACGCTCGAGCTGTTCACCACCACCCGCGAGGCGCCCAGCTGCTGGGCGACCTGGGCGGTCTGCTGGTCCAGGTAGCCCTGGTAGGGCCAGGCGACGTCGTCCTGCGGGTGGTCCAGCGAGAGCCGGCCCTCCACGGTCAGCTGGCCGGCTTGCTGGGCCTTGCTGAGGGCGGTGTTCAGCGCGGGCAGATTGCCGCCGTTGTGCGCGATCGAGGCCAGGTCGGGGTCGCCGTACGGCAGCGCGACCACCTCGTCGCCGGACTTGGTGACGGCATCGCGCAGGTCCGCCAACCACTGTGTGGCGACCGCCCGCCCGGTGCCGGCGGTGGTGGTGTCGTCCCGCGCCGGGGTGCCGGGGGGACCGGGCAGCTGGACCCGGTACGGCTTGGTCATCGCGTACACCGCGTCCAGCAGATCCGGGTCGATCACCCAGGTCAGCGACGGGATGCTCTTGCCGAGGGAGAGCAGCTGGCCCAGCCGCCCGTCCGGCTTCAGCTCGGTGGCCAGGTTGTCGTCGCGCAGGACCGGGGTCTGGTCGGCGTCCGGCATGGTCTGGGCGACCAGCTCGGGGGCGTGGGTGAGCGGCCAGAGGGTGGCGACCTGGCTGGGGTCGGAGTCCGTGGTGCCGCTCGGGGAGTACGGCAGCAGGGTGCGGGCGATGCCGACCTGGTGCGGTGTCGAGTCGTCCGAACTGCCGGCGTCGACCTCCACCGCCAGCTCGTAGACGCCGGGCCGAGGCAGCTTGAGGTCGCTCTGCGCCACCTGCGGCAGGGTGAACGGGACGCTGGCCCCCGGCGCCAGGTCGCCCACCGTGGTGACGGGGGCGGACAGTTGCTGGCCGTCGCCGTTGCTCGGGGTATGGGCGGACAGGTCGCTGATCGCGCTGCGACCGAGCAGCGGCTGCTTGCCCGCGCCCAGCGCCAAGCCCAGCTGCGCGTTCGTGAGCGTGCTGGTGCTGGTGTTGGTGACGGTGCCGCTGATGTTCAGGGGGTCGCCGGTGGCCGCACCGGGCTGCTGGACGGCGGAGATGGTGACCGTGACCGGGGAGTCGGAGGAGGAGGTGGCGAACTCGGCCATGGGGCCGCCGGCCGCGGCGGCCGGCGCGACGCCGACGGTGCCGAGCAGCGCCAGCGCGCCGGTGAGCAGCAGGGAGGACCGCAGCGCCTTGGTCAGCCGCCTGGCGGGCGGCACAGCCGCGCCTGGACTTCCGGTGTGCCGTACTGGCTCGCCCACGCGCTTCGTCCTCGCCGTCCTGATCCGCGGTCGTCATCGCCCCGGTCCGCAGCACCGCGACGACACGCGGCGTCGGGCTCGCGCCCGCTGCGGACCATCGGTCCCACCGGCATGGTAACGACGCTGCCGGGTCCGCAGTGTTGCGGGCCGGACAATGGAGGCCGGTGACCGGGCGCCCGGTGCGGCCGGGAAAAGCCGTGAGCTGCGGAGCGACGGGGCACGTACCCTTGTGTGCCGTGTCCAACGACGATGAATCCACCGCCGCCCGCCCCGCTCCCGCCGACCCGATCAGTGCGCTGCCAGGCCTGAGCGAGGCCCAGACGCTGGGCCTGCAGGAGCTGCTCCGGGTCTCCCCGGTCGCGGACGAGATCGCCCGGCGGTTCCAGGAGGCCGGCTTCCGGCTGGCCCTGGTCGGGGGTTCGGTACGGGACGCGCTGCTCGGCCGGCTCGGCAACGATCTGGACTTCACCACCGACGCGCGCCCTCAGCAGGTCCTCAAGCTGGTCCGGGGCTGGGCCGACGCGGTCTGGGACGTGGGCATCGCCTTCGGCACCGTCGGTGCCCGCAAGGACACCGCCGATGGCAGCTTCCTGATCGAGATCACCACCTACCGCAGCGAGGCCTACGACCGCACCTCGCGCAAGCCCGAGGTGACCTACGGCGACACCATCGGGCAGGACCTGGTCCGGCGCGACTTCACGGTGAACGCGATGGCCGTGGACCTGCCGGGACGCGGCTTCGTCGACCCGCACCACGGTCTGGAGGACCTGGAGGCCCGGGTGCTGCGCACCCCCGCGACCCCCGAGGAGTCCTTCTCCGACGACCCGCTGCGGATGATGCGCGCCGCCCGCTTCGCCGCCCAGCTCGACTTCGAGCCCGCGCCCGAGGTGGTCGCGGCGATGACCGCGATGGCGGAGCGGATCTCCATCGTCTCGGCCGAGCGCGTCCAGGCCGAACTGAACAAGCTGCTGCTCGCCAAGCACCCGGTGAAGGGCCTGCGGCTGCTGGTGGAGACCGGGCTGGCCGGCCAGGTGCTGCCCGAGCTGCCCGCCCTGCAGCTCGAGGAGGACGAGCACCACCGGCACAAGGACGTCTACGAGCACTCGCTCACCGTGCTGGAGCAGGCCATCGCCCTGGAGCAGGACGGCCCGGACCTGACGCTGCGGCTGGCCGCGCTGCTGCACGACATCGGCAAGCCGCGCACCCGCCGCTTCGAGTCGGACGGACGGGTCTCCTTCCACCACCACGAGATGGTCGGCGCGAAGATGACCCGCAAGCGGATGCGGGAGCTGAAGTACTCCAAGGAACTGATCGACGACGTCTCGCGGCTGGTCGAGCTGCACCTGCGGTTCCACGGCTACGGCGGCGGCGAGTGGACCGACTCCGCGGTGCGCCGCTACGTGACCGACGCCGGGCCGCTGCTGGAGCGCCTGCACAAGCTGACCCGCTCCGACTGCACCACCCGCAACAAGAAGAAGGCCGTCACCCTCTCGCGCACCTACGACGGCCTGGAGGTGCGGATCGCCGAGCTCAAGGAGCGGGAGGAGCTGGACTCCATCCGCCCCGAGCTGGACGGCAACCAGATCATGGAACTGCTCGAGCTGAAGCCCGGCCCAGTGGTGGGCAAGGCCTACAAGCACCTGCTGGAGCTGCGCCTGGAGCACGGCCCGATGGAGCACGAGGCGGCGGTGGCAGCCCTCAGGCAGTGGTGGGCGGCGGAGCAGGACGGCGCCTGACGGCGTTCGGCCCGTTGCCGGGCGCGCGGACCGCGCGCCCGGCAACGGGCCGATGGGCCTGCTCGGATCAGACGCTGGAGCCGGCCGGGTCTGCCGAACTGCCGTCGCCCGAGGTGTCGTCAGGGGTGCTGCTCGGCGCGTTGCCCGGTGTGTTGGGTGCCAGGCACAGGACGAAACTGTCGCCGGCGTTCGGGTGCGCGTAGTAGGTCGTGGCGGCCGGGTAGACGGAGCAGGCGTCGGCGGGGTTGTCCAGGCTGGCGACCCGGCCGAGCACGCGGTACTGGGCGTGCGTGTCGCCGCACGGCACGACGGTGACGTCCGGGTTGGTCTGGTTCTGGATCGCCGCGCCGTTGGCGTCCCGCAGGCAGTCGCCGCCGTTGGCGTTGAGCACCGAGGTGCCGACCACGTTGTCGGTGCCGTCGGAGTTGGCGAGGCCGACCAGCACCAGGGCCAGCACCGTGATCGAGGCCACCACCGAGACGAGGGGCACCAGCAGCATCCAGATCGCGCCGCGCTTGGTGAGCGGGGTGCCGGGATCGAGCTGCGGGCCGTGGGTGCCGGGGGCGGGCGGCGGAAGCTGACGGATCTTCTGATAGGCGGACCGGGTGCGCAGCAGGGCGATCAACGTGAAGAGCGGTGAGAGGTAGGCCCACCAGCCGCGCAGCAGGGTGTACTGGGAGAGCTGACGGACCGTCGCCGTGCCGCAGACCTGGCAGTAGGGGCCCGGCTGTCGCAGGAAGCGCATCAGCACGATCAGGCCCTGGTGCCCGTACACCGTGACGTCCGCGGCCGGCATGCCGCCGCAGACCCGGCAGGCCGGCGGCACCGGCGGGTAGCCGTAACCGTAGTCATAGGCGTACCCGGGCTGGGCGTATCCGGCTTGGGCGTATCCGGGCTGGGCAGAGCCGGGCTGGGCAAAGGCGGCGTCGGCGGGCTGGGCGTACGGGTTGGGAGGGTACGGGCCGGGGGCGTACGGGTTCGGCGCGGTGTCCTGCGGCTGGGCCGGGCTGGGTGCCTGGGCGGGGGCGGGCGGCGGTGTCGCCGGCATCGGCGGGGCTTGCGGTGCTACGGCCTCGGCTGTTGGTGCTGCCTCAGGGACGGGCGGTGCCTCAGGGGCCGGCGGTGCCTCGGCAGCGGGCGCCGCGTCGGTCACCGGTGCGGCCTGGGTGGGGAAAACCGGCGGCGGCAGCGTGGGCATCGGCGGGCGGTCGGAGGGCTCCGCCGGAGGCACCGGTGGGGTGTACGGGTTCGGTGGCTGGTTCGGACTGCTCACGACGGCTCTCCGAGCGCGGCACGACGGCCAAGGGGCGACAGAAAGGGAACGGAGTGGAGTGGTTCTGTGACGCGATGGTGCGGACGTACCCTAGCGATTCACGCCGTCGCGGTCACCAGCGCCCGCTCACGCGGGCCGGCGGGCGTACAGCGCGGCGCTGAGCCCGTACACCGCGGCGACCCCGAGCACCACGCCCGCGGAACGACCGTTCAGCGGCAGCACCAGTGCGGTGACCCCGGCCGCCGCCACGAAGGCGACGTTGAAGAGCACGTCGTAGAGCGCGAAGACGCGGCCCCGGTAGTCGTCCTCGACCGCGTTCTGCACGATCGTGTCGGCACAGATCTTGGTGCCCTGGGTGACCACGCCGAGCAGCAGCGCGGCGGCCATCGCGGGTCCGGCGGTGAAGAAGAGCCCCAACCCCGGGACGAAGACGGCGGCCGAGCCGAGGCAGGCGACCATCCAGCCGGTGAGTCCGAGCCGCCGGGTGAACCAGGGGCTGACGACCGCGGCCAGGAAGAAGCCGACCGCCGAGAGGCCGAGTGCGGTGCCGAGGGTGGCCAGTCCCGCCTGGCTGTCGGCGGGGTTGTTGAAGGTGTACCGGGAGAGCATCAGCACGGTGACGATCAGCACGCCGTAGCAGAACCGCGCCGCGGTGACCGCTGCGAGCGCGTGCAGGGCGGGCCGGCTCTCCTTGACCAGGTGGCGGAGCCCCTCGACCAGTGCGTGGCCGGCCCGGCCGAGCGCGGCCCGCAGGTCGGGGCGGTCCGGGTGGTGCTCGGGACCGAGCAGATCCGGAGCCATCCGGCGCGCCGCCAGCGAGGCGGCGAGGTAGAGCGCGGCGGCCACGGTGACCAGGGCGGCGTCCGCGCTTGGTCCGGGCGGCAGCACCTGGTGGACCAGGAACCCGACGCCGCCACCGCAGGCGGCTGCGATGGTCCCGGCGGTGGGGGAGAGCGCGTTGGCCGTGACCAGCTGGGCGGGCTCGACGACCCGGGGCAGCGCGGCCGACAGGCCCGCCAGGATGAACCGGTTGAGCGCGGTGACCAGCAGCGCGGAGGCGAAGAAGAGCCACTCGGGCGCCCGCCCGAGCAGCAGCGCGGCGGTCGCCAGGCCCAGGCCGAAGCGGGCCAGGTTGCCCAGGTAGAGCACCTGACGGCGGCGCCAGCGGTCGAGCAGCACACCGGCGAACGGGCCGACCACCGAGAACGGCAGCAGCAGGACCGCCAGCATCGAGGCGATGTCGGCGGGGGTGGCCTGGCGCTCCGGGGAGAAGATCACGTAGGAGGCCAGCGAGACCTGGAAGACCCCGTCGGAGAGCTGGGAGACCAGCCGGACGGTCAGCAGCCGCCGGAAGTCCCGGGTGCCCAGCAGCGCGCGGAGCGTGGCCCGGTCAGCGGACTGGGAGCTGCGGATCGGGGCCGGCCTTCTGGTGATCGCCATCAGCTCAGGGTGTCATGACGATGGCCGATGTTTCACGTGAAACATCGGCCATCATCATGACGCCGGCTCAGCCGGCTTTCAGCGTCGAGCGCTCAGCGCTCAGTGCTGAACAGTCGCGACCCGCTGCGGAGCAGCTAGTCGATCGGAGTGCTGCGCTCAGCGCTCAGCGTTGAACAGTCGCGAACCTCGCTGCGCTCAGCGCTCGACCTCACCGCGGATGAACTTCTCGACGTTCTCCTTGGCCTCGTCGTCGAAGTACTGCACCGGCGGGGACTTCATGAAGTACGACGACGCCGACAGGATCGGGCCACCGATGCCGCGGTCCTTGGCGATCTTCGCGGCGCGCACCGCGTCGATGATGACGCCGGCCGAGTTCGGGGAGTCCCAGACCTCGAGCTTGTACTCCAGGTTCAGCGGAACGTCACCGAAGGCGCGGCCCTCGAGGCGGACGTAGGCCCACTTGCGGTCGTCGAGCCAGGCGACGTAGTCGGACGGGCCGATGTGGACGTTCTTGGCGCCCATGTCGCGGTCCCGGATCTGCGAGGTGACGGCCTGCGTCTTCGAGATCTTCTTGGACTCCAGGCGCTCGCGCTCGAGCATGTTCTTGAAGTCCATGTTGCCGCCGACGTTCAGCTGCATGGTGCGCTCGAGGATGACACCGCGGTCCTCGAAGAGCTTGGCCATCACGCGGTGCGTGATGGTGGCGCCCACCTGGGACTTGATGTCGTCACCGACGATCGGCACGCCGGCCTCGGTGAACTTGTCCGCCCACTCCTTGGTGCCCGCGATGAACACCGGCAGGGCGTTCACGAAGGCGACCTTGGCGTCGATGGCGCACTGCGCGTAGAACTTGGCAGCGGCCTCGGAACCCACCGGCAGGTAGCAGACCAGGACGTCGACCTGGCGGTCCTTCAGGACCTGCACCACGTCGGCCGGAGTCTCGTCGGACTCCTCGATGGTCTCCCGGTAGTACTTGCCGAGGCCGTCGAGGGTGTGGCCACGCTGCACGGTGACGCCGGTCGGCGGCACGTCGCAGATCTTGATGGTGTTGTTCTCGCTGGCGCCGATGGCGTGTGCGAGGTCCTGGCCGACCTTCTTGGCGTCGACGTCGAACGCCGCGACGAACTCCACGTCACTGACGTGGTACTCGCCGAACTGCACGTGCATAAGCCCGGGGACCTTGCCGGCCGGGTCGGCGTCCTTGTAGTACTCGACACCCTGCACCAGCGACGCGGCGCAGTTACCCACGCCGACGATGGCTACGCGAACCGAACCCATTCCGGTTGCTCCCTGTGATCTCGTGAGGCCCACCGGAGACCGGCGGCCCTCGTCCTGCTTCTTCATCTGACTCATCGACGGGCGCACTGCGCCCACTTCCGCCGCGTGGCACACGCAGACGCGGCGGCGGCACTCCTAGTCGGAGCGCCCCGGGCGGTCGTGCGGTGGCCGGAGCGGATCGGGGGATCCGCTCTCGTCGCCACGGCCGTCCGAAGACTGTGGTGCCGGGGTTCTGCCCGGCGGGGCGGCGGCGCGCCCGGTGCGGTTGGCCCGCTCGGTCTCGATCAGCTCGTTCAGCCAGCGGACCTCGCGCTCCACCGACTCCAAGCCGTGCCGCTGCAGTTCGAGCGTGTAGTCGTCGAACCGCTCACGGGTGCGCGCGATCGAGCTGCGCATCCGCTCCAGCCGCTCCTCCAGCCTGCTGCGGCGACCCTCCAGGACGCGCATCCGCACGGCCCGGTCGGTCTGCCCGAAGAAGGCGAAGTGCACGCCGAAGTGCTCGTCCTCCCAGGCGTCCGGGCCGGAGTCGGCCAGCAGCTCCTCGAAGCGCTCCTTGCCCTCCGGGGAGAGCCGGTAGACGATCTTCGACCGCTTGCCGTTCAGCGCGGTGGCCGGGACATACGCGGTGTCCGGGTTGTCCTCGACCAGGAAGCCCTGGGCGACCAGGCTCTTCAGGCAGGGGTAGAGCGTGCCGTAGGAGAACGCGCGGAACGAGCCGAGCAGCACGTTGAGGCGTTTGCGCAGCTCATAGCCGTGCATCGGAGCGTCGTGCAGGAGGCCGAGAACGGCGAACTCCAGCACTCCTGAGCGCCTGCTCACGCTGTCCGGCCTCCCTTCGACGAGCTCCTGGCCAGTACTTCGCCGTGGGCTATGCCGCTGCGATGTATCGACTCGATATATCGAGAACGATAGGCCTGGGTCACGATTGGGGCAAGAGGGGCACGGGTGAATGTGATCACAAGAGTCCTGGATGTCCGTCGGCGGACCCCTGTCGCCTGCTTGTCACCTCCCCGTCAACCGCTTGCCGACCTGCCCGCTGACCTGCCCCGCCGACCTGCCGGTCGACCGGCCGAGGCCGGCCCGAGGTCGGCGCGGACCGGCCCGCAGATCTGCCCCGGCCGCTCCGTCGGGCGGTCGTTCATGCCGTCATCGACCGTCCGTCAAGGCCAACTCGGGGTTTATTGGCAACGGGGACGTAATGATCTGCCAGCCGTTCGCGGCAGTTGTGGCGATATGCCCGATTGATGCCTCATCAGGGATGCGTACGCTGTCGCGTGTGCACGAGGACCACCATCGGGGCGGCGGCCTGAAACAGGCCTAGGGCGGTTGCGGGCATCGGAAGTGGATCCTGTCTACAGGCGTCCGTGCCTGGCCGAGGAGTTACTGGACTATGAGCGAACACCGGCGCCGGTCGCCGAACTCGGGCGGCGGCGATCAGCCGCCTGGCGGACCGAACGGCCAACGCCCGTACGCCTACGGCTCCGCGCCGGAGGGCGCGCCCAGCTACGACCACCCGGGGCAGCCCCGCCCCAACCGGGCGGCCGGTCCGCGTGGGCCGCAGAGCGGCATGCGGGAGACGAGCCAGCAGCCGCGACTGAGCCGCGCCGAGATGCGGAAAGCAGCCCAGAAGCGCGGTCGCAAGGGCGGCGGCGGACCTGAGGGTCCGGGCCGAGACGGTCGCGGGGCCGGCGCCAAGCCGCCGGGCAAGAAGCGCTTCATCGACTACCCCCGCTGGGGCAAGAGCGGGGTGAAGCGCTGGATGCCCTCGTGGAAGCAACTCCTCACGCTCTTCCTGATCTTCTCCGGCGGCGGCGTCGCGGCGGTCGGCACCGCCTACGCGATGACCAACGTGCCGCTGCTCAAGGACCTGGTGAACGACCAGCCCAACACGTACTACTGGGCCGACGGTTCCCCGATGACCAGTACCGGGAGCACTCACCGGGTCATCGTCCCGATCGGCGACATCAACCCGTCCGCACAGAACGCGGTGATCGCGGCCGAGAACGAGACGTTCAAGACCGACAGCGGCATCGACCCCAAGGGCATCGCCCGCGCCATCTACAACATGGCGTCCGGCGGGGCCACCCAGGGCGGTTCGACGATCACCCAGCAGTACGTGAAGAACGCCTACCTGAACCAGAGCCAGACGATCAGTCGCAAGCTCAAGGAGTTCTTCATCACGCTCAAGATCAGCCAGAAGGAGTCCAAGGACGACATCCTGGACGGCTATCTGAACACCAGCTGGTTCGGTCGTGGCTCCACCGGCATCCAGGCCGCCGCCCACAACTACTACGGCGTCGACGCCAAGGACCTGAACACCTGCCAGAGCGCGATGCTGGCCGGTCTGCTCAAGGGCGCGGCGCTCTACGACCCCTCGCTCAGCGCGGCCAACCACGCGAACATGTTCGGCCCGCCGGGCAAGCCGGCCGCAGGCCGCTGGGAGTACGTGCTGGGCCGGATGGTGGCCGGCAAGTCCATCACCCAGGACCAGATGAACCAGTGCATGAGCGCCGGCTTCCCCGAGCCGATCAAGCAGGTGACGCAGACCAACATGACGGGGCAGGTCGGCTACATCGTCGACACCGTCAACAAGTACCTGGAGCAGAAGGACCCGACGATCACGGACGCCACCCTGGGCGCGGGCGGCTACCAGATCTACACCACCCTGCAGAAGGACAAGGTCGACGAGCTGAGCGCGGCGGTCGCGCAGATGCAGCAGCAGAACCTCGACCCGACCAAGCGTCCCAACACCGACACCTTCGTCCAGGTCGGCGCGGCCTCCGTGGTGCCCGGTGACGGCGCGCTGGTGGCCATCTACGGCGGCCCGGGCCAGGACAAGGGGCAGTACAGCAACAACGCGGACTCCGTCGGTGTCCCGGTCGGCTCGACCTTCAAGCCGTACGTGCTGGCCACCGCGATGCAGGTCGGTCTGCAGACCCAGACCGGTCCGGACGGCAAGCCGCTGCGGATCAACGAGGACAGCCGCTACAACGCCGACGACGAGAGCACCATCCGCAAGCCGGACGGTTCGCTGGTGACCAACCCGGACGGCTCGGTCTTCAAGCAGAAGAACGACGAGAACGGACCGCAGGGTTATGTGACGCTGCGCGACGCGATGATCAACTCGTTCAACGTGCCCTACGTGCAGCTCGGTGAGGACGTCGGCGGCCCGAACGTGGCCAAGCTGGCCGAGCAGATGGGGCTGAGCGCCGCGTCCATGCCGGTGGCCAACCAGAACACCGCCTCGTTCGCGATCGGTACCTCGACCCCGAGCGCGATCCAGATGGCCTCCGGCTACTCGGTCTTCGCTGCCCGCGGGCAGCAGACCGACATGTACCCGGTGACCAAGGTGCTCTTCTCCGGCAAGCAGCTGAGCACCTTCACCAAGCCCGCCCCGAAGGCGGTGCTCGACCAGGCGGTGGCCGACAACATCACCAGCGTGCTCCAGGACGTGGTGCAGAAGGGCACCGGTACCAAGGCCCAGGCGGTCGGCCGTCCGATAGCCGGTAAGACCGGTACCACCGACAAGGGCACCTCGGCCTGGTTCGACGGATACACCCCGTCGCTGGCCACCGCGATCACCATGTTCC contains:
- a CDS encoding transglycosylase domain-containing protein, which translates into the protein MSEHRRRSPNSGGGDQPPGGPNGQRPYAYGSAPEGAPSYDHPGQPRPNRAAGPRGPQSGMRETSQQPRLSRAEMRKAAQKRGRKGGGGPEGPGRDGRGAGAKPPGKKRFIDYPRWGKSGVKRWMPSWKQLLTLFLIFSGGGVAAVGTAYAMTNVPLLKDLVNDQPNTYYWADGSPMTSTGSTHRVIVPIGDINPSAQNAVIAAENETFKTDSGIDPKGIARAIYNMASGGATQGGSTITQQYVKNAYLNQSQTISRKLKEFFITLKISQKESKDDILDGYLNTSWFGRGSTGIQAAAHNYYGVDAKDLNTCQSAMLAGLLKGAALYDPSLSAANHANMFGPPGKPAAGRWEYVLGRMVAGKSITQDQMNQCMSAGFPEPIKQVTQTNMTGQVGYIVDTVNKYLEQKDPTITDATLGAGGYQIYTTLQKDKVDELSAAVAQMQQQNLDPTKRPNTDTFVQVGAASVVPGDGALVAIYGGPGQDKGQYSNNADSVGVPVGSTFKPYVLATAMQVGLQTQTGPDGKPLRINEDSRYNADDESTIRKPDGSLVTNPDGSVFKQKNDENGPQGYVTLRDAMINSFNVPYVQLGEDVGGPNVAKLAEQMGLSAASMPVANQNTASFAIGTSTPSAIQMASGYSVFAARGQQTDMYPVTKVLFSGKQLSTFTKPAPKAVLDQAVADNITSVLQDVVQKGTGTKAQAVGRPIAGKTGTTDKGTSAWFDGYTPSLATAITMFRADPNKPGLLSLVGTGGRSEFAGGDLPTEIFASYMKAALAGTPVQNFPAPEPVNTEVDESGAPSTASPSPSASASATASATATATTQAPVTAPPTTQAPVQPPTGAPETCVPGVDCGGQPSTSKAPPGGGNGGGTGGGNGGGPGGGTGGGNGGGTGGCIPILPGDCSTPSPTSSKHGGPGGGTGGGNGGGTGGGTTPPTGTATGAAGAGQ